Proteins encoded together in one Cyanobium sp. WAJ14-Wanaka window:
- a CDS encoding PDZ domain-containing protein — translation MPNVHLNLENCQQQQLEVRLSVTPRQSSLGLQLPSWTPGSYLIRDYVRHLEGLEVWQAGNRLAIRRQTPSRWQLDLDHLAPLAISYRVHAAELSVRTCHLSPDHGFLALAAVVLEVEGERWHPHQLSLSLPPGWHSFIPLPEGAGHWLAKDFDQLIDSPVEVGPHRQHDFEVAGVPHRWVTWGKDLTDQELTSADPNWLIDVAKVCAASCALMGESRPAADSYLFVLHLTESGYGGLEHDQSTVLQFSRKALAKPDGRRKLLQLVAHEYLHQWNVRRLRPAELTPYNYGEAAVVPTLWFAEGITSYFDQLVPHAAGISSEEALLEDLGTDLSRYLLTPGRQVQSLLSSGQEAWVKLYKADADAPNSQISYYLKGAVVALVLDLHLRRQGASLPQVLRALWASHGRWGRGYQQGDLQAAFASLAPDLQTLLPQWLNGTDDPSLDNYLADVGLQLQAEPGKHLDLGWQCAQSNGLLSVTRIRRHGPASEAGVIVGDELLALDDERLRQVEDLELLLAPEFLGERQLLLARDGRVRQLTVSPQPPAPCRWSLVPMPMVSEAMLEARRRWLTLQPPRGQGL, via the coding sequence GTGCCAAACGTTCATCTCAACCTTGAGAATTGCCAGCAGCAGCAGCTGGAGGTGCGGCTCAGCGTCACACCGCGGCAGTCCAGCCTGGGCCTGCAACTGCCCTCCTGGACCCCCGGCTCCTACCTGATCCGCGATTATGTCCGCCACCTGGAGGGCCTTGAGGTTTGGCAGGCAGGCAATCGCCTGGCGATTCGGCGACAAACCCCCTCCCGCTGGCAGCTGGACCTCGACCACCTGGCCCCCCTTGCCATTTCCTACCGGGTGCATGCCGCTGAGCTGAGCGTGCGGACCTGTCACCTCAGCCCCGACCACGGTTTCCTTGCCCTGGCCGCCGTGGTCCTGGAGGTTGAGGGTGAGCGCTGGCATCCCCATCAATTGAGCCTGAGCCTGCCGCCTGGATGGCATTCCTTCATTCCCCTCCCCGAGGGAGCTGGCCATTGGCTTGCCAAGGATTTTGACCAGCTGATTGACAGCCCAGTTGAGGTGGGGCCCCACCGACAGCATGATTTTGAGGTGGCAGGCGTGCCCCATCGCTGGGTCACCTGGGGCAAGGACCTGACGGACCAGGAGCTCACCAGCGCCGATCCCAACTGGCTAATAGATGTGGCCAAGGTCTGTGCCGCCAGTTGCGCCCTGATGGGGGAGAGCCGTCCCGCAGCGGATTCCTACCTGTTCGTGTTGCACCTAACGGAATCGGGCTATGGGGGGCTGGAGCACGACCAGAGCACGGTGCTGCAATTCAGCCGCAAGGCCTTGGCCAAGCCCGATGGTCGCCGCAAGCTGCTCCAGTTGGTGGCCCATGAATACCTCCATCAATGGAATGTGCGGCGCCTGCGCCCCGCCGAGCTCACCCCCTACAACTACGGCGAGGCGGCCGTAGTTCCCACCCTCTGGTTTGCAGAGGGCATCACCAGCTACTTCGACCAACTGGTGCCCCATGCCGCAGGCATCAGCTCGGAGGAAGCGCTGCTGGAAGATTTGGGCACCGACCTGAGCCGTTATCTCCTCACCCCCGGCCGGCAGGTCCAGAGCCTTTTGAGTAGTGGCCAGGAGGCCTGGGTGAAGCTCTACAAGGCCGATGCCGATGCCCCCAATAGCCAGATCAGTTACTACCTCAAGGGTGCGGTGGTGGCCTTGGTGTTGGATCTCCACCTGCGTCGCCAAGGCGCCAGCCTGCCCCAGGTGCTGCGGGCGCTCTGGGCAAGCCATGGACGCTGGGGTCGGGGCTACCAGCAGGGTGATTTACAAGCTGCCTTCGCTTCCCTGGCTCCTGACCTGCAAACCCTTTTGCCCCAATGGCTAAACGGCACTGACGATCCCTCCCTGGATAATTACCTGGCGGATGTGGGCCTGCAGCTCCAGGCCGAACCTGGCAAGCACCTGGACCTGGGTTGGCAGTGCGCCCAGTCGAATGGCCTATTGAGCGTCACTCGCATCAGACGCCACGGTCCAGCCAGTGAGGCAGGCGTGATCGTGGGCGATGAATTACTCGCCTTAGACGATGAGCGCCTTCGCCAGGTTGAGGATCTTGAGCTGCTTTTGGCGCCAGAATTTTTGGGTGAGCGCCAATTACTTTTGGCCCGCGATGGCCGGGTGCGCCAACTGACAGTGAGCCCCCAGCCGCCAGCCCCATGCCGCTGGAGCTTGGTTCCCATGCCAATGGTGAGCGAGGCAATGTTGGAGGCCCGACGCCGTTGGTTAACCCTGCAGCCTCCAAGGGGCCAGGGCCTATGA
- a CDS encoding Hfq-related RNA-binding protein, whose amino-acid sequence MNPMQSFFERRPASLDTDQPSVRHIQDWIRHQIPVAIQIHGGEELTGTIQWQDLQYLALNPGQGKPLILIQRQSAALMRPLG is encoded by the coding sequence ATGAATCCTATGCAGAGCTTTTTTGAGCGTCGACCAGCCAGCCTCGACACCGACCAGCCCAGCGTGCGCCATATCCAGGACTGGATTCGCCACCAGATTCCCGTAGCAATCCAAATCCATGGCGGTGAAGAGCTCACCGGCACAATTCAGTGGCAGGACCTGCAATATCTGGCCCTCAATCCCGGTCAAGGCAAGCCCCTGATCCTTATCCAAAGGCAATCGGCTGCCTTGATGCGCCCCCTGGGCTGA
- a CDS encoding DUF1257 domain-containing protein: MSHLSILPTVLRDAELLAVCLRSLGHEVHWGGQLEGFAGESEPVELKLELVRGGCLGWRRQADGSLALVGDLQRLSRAHGLQRLLAQITRSYAAHLALDQAGKAFAPGQVSVSA; encoded by the coding sequence GTGTCCCACCTCTCCATCCTGCCAACTGTCCTGCGTGATGCCGAGCTTTTGGCCGTTTGTTTGCGTTCCCTTGGCCACGAAGTCCATTGGGGCGGCCAGCTGGAGGGCTTTGCCGGTGAGTCGGAGCCGGTGGAGTTGAAGCTGGAGCTGGTGCGAGGGGGTTGCCTCGGTTGGCGCCGTCAGGCAGATGGATCCCTTGCCCTTGTTGGCGATCTCCAGCGCCTCAGCCGCGCCCACGGCCTGCAGCGTCTGCTGGCCCAGATAACCCGCAGCTATGCGGCCCACCTGGCGCTCGATCAGGCAGGCAAAGCCTTTGCCCCAGGCCAGGTGAGTGTTTCTGCCTGA
- the purN gene encoding phosphoribosylglycinamide formyltransferase, with protein MPAFSDPSDDGACVQWPLPQEWPLLSRKPRLGVMASGAGSNFQALVESCAGGWASIDLLVVNNGGCGAQQRALELGMANQVVDHRLHSNRESVDRALIDAFKAAAVDLVVMAGWMRIVTPVLIGAFPERIINIHPSLLPSFRGVDAVGQALAAGVTLSGCTAHLVSEEVDAGKILVQAAVPVDTGDDRASLTARIQSQEHRILPLAVALAAQRLGY; from the coding sequence ATGCCCGCTTTTTCAGACCCTAGCGATGATGGTGCCTGCGTCCAGTGGCCGTTGCCACAGGAATGGCCCCTGCTCAGCCGCAAACCTCGACTAGGCGTAATGGCCTCGGGGGCGGGTAGCAACTTTCAAGCCCTTGTTGAATCCTGCGCCGGGGGCTGGGCCAGCATCGATCTATTGGTGGTCAACAACGGGGGCTGCGGAGCCCAGCAACGGGCCCTGGAGCTGGGTATGGCCAACCAGGTGGTGGATCACCGGCTCCATTCAAATCGCGAATCCGTAGACAGGGCCCTGATTGACGCCTTCAAAGCAGCTGCCGTGGATCTGGTGGTGATGGCTGGCTGGATGCGCATCGTCACGCCGGTGCTGATAGGGGCCTTTCCAGAGCGAATTATCAATATCCATCCCTCGCTCCTACCAAGCTTCCGGGGGGTGGATGCGGTTGGCCAGGCCCTGGCGGCTGGCGTAACCCTCAGCGGCTGCACCGCCCACCTGGTGAGTGAGGAGGTTGATGCGGGCAAGATCCTTGTTCAGGCTGCCGTGCCAGTGGATACCGGGGATGACAGGGCCAGCCTCACCGCCAGAATCCAAAGCCAAGAACACCGAATCCTGCCCCTGGCTGTGGCCCTGGCAGCCCAGCGGCTGGGGTACTAG
- the leuS gene encoding leucine--tRNA ligase codes for MARFRLRPLREPAVSEASRYQPQLIEERWQQQWDAQQLHQTPSEPSKPGDSYYALSMFPYPSGNLHMGHVRNYVITDVIARVARMRGKQVLHPMGWDAFGLPAENAAIERGIEPGVWTDQNIASMRGQLKRLGLSIDWDREIATCHSDYYRWTQWLFLQFLDAGLAYQSDATVNWDPIDQTVLANEQVDGDGRSWRSGALVEKRKLRQWFLRITAYADALLDDLPKLEGWPERVRTMQANWIGRSTGAELIFKVSAADGSGDDKQITVFTTRPDTLFGATYLVLAPEHPLVAQLTSPAQLSAVEAFCDLVSRDSDQERTAEDRPKRGVAIGAMAVNPVSGEPIPIWIADYVLADYGTGAVMGVPAHDHRDFAFASQYELPMRQVVIPEESDPHDYLGEAWAGAGVLINSGRFDGMATAEAKQAITGAGAEEGWGRIKVQYRLRDWLISRQRYWGCPIPVIHCQECGVVPVPANQLPVELPRDVAFTGKGTSPLAQLESWLKVDCPCCGKPARRETDTMDTFMCSSWYFLRYSDPHNIQLPFSREAADQWLPVDQYVGGIEHAILHLLYARFFTKALRDRGLLSFDEPFTRLLTQGMVQGITFKNEKTGKYIAPAEVGNPDDPRDPATGDRLATFYEKMSKSKYNGVDPSLVIDKYGADTARMFILFKAPPEKDLEWDDADVEGQYRFLQRVWRLVDAANERGLGLAKGEPTEIAPHILEKLNGSEQNLRRAVHTAIAAIGEDLEGDFQFNTAVSELMKLSNAMAESLVDARSEIAEEALRNLPVLLAPFAPHLAEELWQKLGGEGSIHLQAWPQPDPQALVRDTIELVIQIKGKTRGSIEVPATADKSSLEALALASEIAQKWLEGKSPSRVIVVTGKLVNLVP; via the coding sequence GTGGCCCGTTTTCGGCTCCGCCCCCTTCGAGAGCCTGCAGTGAGCGAAGCGTCCCGATACCAACCCCAGCTGATTGAGGAGCGGTGGCAGCAGCAGTGGGATGCCCAGCAACTGCACCAAACCCCTTCAGAGCCATCGAAGCCGGGGGATAGCTACTACGCCCTTTCGATGTTTCCCTACCCATCGGGGAACCTCCACATGGGGCACGTGCGCAATTACGTGATCACAGACGTGATTGCCAGGGTTGCCCGGATGCGGGGCAAGCAGGTGCTCCACCCCATGGGCTGGGATGCCTTTGGTTTGCCGGCAGAAAATGCCGCCATTGAAAGGGGTATTGAGCCCGGGGTCTGGACAGACCAAAACATTGCTTCGATGCGGGGGCAACTAAAGCGTCTCGGACTCTCAATTGATTGGGATCGGGAAATTGCCACCTGCCACAGCGATTACTACCGCTGGACCCAGTGGCTGTTTCTGCAGTTTTTGGATGCTGGCCTCGCCTACCAAAGCGACGCCACGGTGAACTGGGATCCCATCGACCAAACCGTGCTGGCCAACGAGCAGGTGGATGGCGATGGGCGTTCCTGGCGCTCTGGGGCACTGGTTGAAAAAAGGAAGTTGCGCCAGTGGTTTTTAAGGATCACGGCCTATGCCGATGCCCTCCTCGATGACCTGCCAAAACTGGAGGGCTGGCCGGAGCGGGTTCGCACCATGCAGGCCAACTGGATTGGTCGTTCAACGGGTGCGGAACTGATCTTCAAGGTTTCTGCTGCGGATGGCTCAGGCGACGATAAGCAGATCACTGTCTTTACAACCCGCCCCGACACCCTGTTTGGAGCCACCTATCTGGTGCTTGCCCCTGAGCACCCCCTGGTGGCCCAGCTGACTTCCCCTGCACAGCTGTCGGCCGTTGAGGCCTTCTGTGATTTGGTGAGCCGTGACAGCGACCAGGAGCGCACCGCCGAGGACAGGCCCAAGCGCGGTGTGGCGATCGGTGCCATGGCCGTAAATCCGGTTAGTGGCGAGCCAATTCCAATCTGGATTGCCGACTACGTGCTCGCCGACTACGGCACTGGAGCAGTGATGGGGGTGCCTGCCCACGACCATCGTGACTTTGCCTTTGCAAGCCAATACGAACTGCCAATGCGGCAAGTGGTGATTCCAGAGGAATCGGATCCCCATGACTACCTAGGGGAGGCCTGGGCAGGAGCGGGCGTACTAATCAACTCTGGCCGATTCGATGGGATGGCCACTGCAGAAGCAAAGCAGGCCATCACTGGCGCAGGTGCTGAAGAAGGATGGGGTCGGATAAAAGTGCAGTATCGGCTTCGCGATTGGCTGATTTCCCGCCAGCGCTATTGGGGTTGTCCAATCCCGGTAATCCATTGCCAAGAATGTGGCGTTGTACCTGTACCAGCCAACCAACTACCGGTGGAGCTACCTAGGGATGTGGCCTTTACCGGTAAGGGCACATCACCCCTTGCCCAATTGGAATCTTGGCTAAAGGTTGATTGCCCCTGCTGCGGAAAACCAGCCAGGCGCGAAACAGACACCATGGACACCTTTATGTGCTCCAGCTGGTATTTTCTACGCTATAGCGATCCCCATAATATCCAGCTCCCATTTAGTCGGGAAGCGGCAGACCAGTGGTTGCCCGTGGACCAATACGTGGGGGGAATTGAGCACGCAATCCTTCACCTTCTCTATGCCCGATTCTTTACCAAAGCCCTAAGGGATCGGGGCCTACTCAGCTTTGACGAGCCATTTACCCGCCTACTCACCCAAGGCATGGTGCAGGGCATCACCTTTAAAAACGAAAAGACAGGCAAATACATTGCACCCGCCGAAGTAGGAAATCCAGATGATCCAAGGGATCCGGCCACAGGAGACAGGCTGGCAACCTTTTACGAGAAAATGTCTAAGTCTAAATATAATGGCGTTGACCCCTCCCTAGTAATAGATAAATATGGGGCAGACACCGCTCGCATGTTTATCCTCTTTAAGGCTCCCCCTGAGAAGGATCTTGAGTGGGATGACGCCGATGTGGAGGGTCAATACCGCTTCCTTCAGCGGGTTTGGCGACTGGTAGATGCTGCCAATGAAAGGGGACTGGGCCTTGCCAAGGGGGAGCCAACTGAAATAGCCCCCCATATCCTCGAGAAACTAAACGGCTCGGAGCAGAATTTGCGCCGTGCGGTGCATACGGCCATAGCAGCCATCGGTGAAGACCTAGAGGGCGACTTTCAATTCAATACGGCTGTTTCTGAGTTGATGAAGCTGAGTAATGCCATGGCAGAGAGCCTGGTCGATGCCCGAAGCGAAATAGCCGAAGAGGCTCTCCGCAACCTGCCGGTGCTGTTGGCTCCCTTTGCACCCCACCTGGCTGAGGAGCTTTGGCAGAAGCTTGGCGGGGAAGGAAGCATTCACCTACAGGCCTGGCCCCAACCAGACCCCCAGGCCCTTGTGCGGGACACCATTGAGCTTGTTATCCAGATCAAGGGCAAGACCCGCGGCAGCATTGAGGTGCCCGCAACGGCCGATAAATCAAGCCTCGAGGCATTGGCCCTGGCGAGCGAAATAGCCCAGAAATGGTTGGAGGGGAAATCCCCCAGCCGGGTAATTGTGGTGACAGGGAAATTGGTAAATTTGGTGCCCTAG
- a CDS encoding helicase DnaB has translation MDSSLGQQKETTYGFSEVPDPVQFTPAELGELERRYGVHGSQTRLAQLFTSGIDQLQPLRTITLGRISELQPLIRAESERQKVNPLLVAAVLFDEMRHAKPGEDLPIAAHSGLFSTHGPAQLGLGELVHQGLLKPNATEQEISKARDQLLDRDKNVKLLIGKFARLSGELNFPRHRMLQASSSPRDAKALATLAYLHNGKLDYPRRILRAMQDPELHAVIYGVKQSPVSHLI, from the coding sequence TTGGATTCCTCCTTAGGGCAGCAGAAAGAAACGACATACGGATTTTCAGAAGTACCCGATCCGGTTCAGTTCACCCCAGCCGAACTTGGGGAACTGGAACGCCGCTACGGCGTCCATGGCTCCCAGACTCGACTGGCCCAGCTTTTTACCAGTGGCATTGACCAGCTCCAGCCACTGCGGACCATCACCCTTGGTCGCATATCTGAACTTCAGCCCCTAATTCGGGCCGAATCAGAGCGACAGAAGGTGAACCCCCTGCTGGTGGCTGCAGTGCTCTTTGATGAGATGCGCCATGCAAAGCCCGGTGAGGACTTGCCCATAGCTGCCCATTCAGGCCTATTCAGCACCCATGGCCCCGCCCAGCTCGGCCTGGGTGAACTGGTGCACCAAGGCTTGCTCAAGCCCAATGCAACCGAGCAGGAGATCAGCAAAGCCCGCGATCAGCTCCTCGACAGAGATAAAAATGTGAAGCTTTTGATTGGAAAATTTGCCCGACTAAGTGGCGAACTCAATTTTCCCAGGCATCGGATGCTCCAGGCCAGTTCAAGCCCTAGGGATGCCAAGGCCCTAGCCACCTTGGCCTATTTACACAACGGCAAACTCGATTACCCCAGGCGCATCCTCAGGGCAATGCAGGATCCTGAGCTCCATGCCGTTATCTACGGCGTCAAGCAATCGCCTGTCTCACACCTGATCTAG
- a CDS encoding N-acetylmuramoyl-L-alanine amidase encodes MTASKSPTPLLFLASFGLLALGTIIWWSRDTGSSFSLAPSLAKLPAAMRQAAPVAPVQANWISPLRRSCDVLDQKQRQHLHMLLADLRQSPGRVKVDPSNYGERFRQDAFGNPVDPTPQLVVLHETVYGIASAINTFVTKHPRDDDQVSYHALIGGDGAVIKLLDPSKRAFGAGNSAFNGQWVVTNPNVGGSINNFGLHVSLETPLDGEDNDSEHSGYSAAQYDALAVVLAEWMARFQIRPENITTHKYVDLGGERSDPRSFNWQALQERLQNLGLLC; translated from the coding sequence ATGACCGCCTCAAAATCGCCAACACCCCTGCTTTTTTTGGCCTCCTTTGGCCTGCTGGCCCTGGGCACCATTATTTGGTGGTCCAGGGATACCGGATCGAGCTTTTCCCTGGCCCCATCGCTTGCAAAGCTGCCGGCAGCGATGCGCCAGGCTGCCCCCGTAGCCCCTGTCCAGGCCAACTGGATCTCGCCCCTGCGCCGCAGCTGCGATGTTCTTGACCAGAAGCAGCGCCAGCACCTGCATATGCTGCTGGCTGACCTACGCCAGTCGCCCGGAAGGGTAAAAGTCGATCCGAGCAATTACGGAGAACGTTTCCGCCAAGATGCCTTCGGTAATCCAGTCGATCCCACACCCCAGCTGGTGGTGCTGCATGAGACCGTTTACGGCATAGCGTCAGCGATCAATACTTTCGTTACCAAGCACCCAAGGGACGACGACCAGGTCAGTTATCACGCCCTAATCGGTGGCGATGGCGCAGTAATAAAACTGCTGGACCCTTCCAAGAGGGCCTTTGGCGCTGGTAATTCCGCCTTCAACGGCCAATGGGTGGTGACTAATCCCAATGTGGGCGGCTCAATAAATAATTTCGGCCTGCATGTCAGTTTGGAAACCCCCTTGGATGGGGAAGACAACGATTCCGAGCACAGCGGCTATAGCGCCGCCCAATACGACGCCCTAGCAGTGGTTTTGGCTGAATGGATGGCTCGTTTTCAGATCAGGCCTGAAAACATCACCACCCATAAATATGTGGACCTGGGAGGTGAACGTTCAGATCCCCGCAGCTTCAACTGGCAAGCACTCCAGGAACGACTCCAAAACCTTGGCCTGCTCTGCTAG
- the dapF gene encoding diaminopimelate epimerase, whose translation MLQFSKYQGLGNDFLMLDGRDADSTDFCFGLTPELIRGLCDRRFGVGGDGLILAVPPRGAGELRMRIFNADGTEPEMCGNGIRCLARFLADSDGDNPGRSWVIETQAGPIVPVLQEQGLIRVDMGVPLVDPSAVPTLLEIGPAGIPQGELAVGEQAFAVGAAGMGNPHLVIPVADVESVDLEYLGSALEVDRNFPAKTNVHFVQVIGPNHLVMRTWERGAGATLACGTGACATLVVCHRLGLAANRARLGLPGGPLEIDWDQESGHIFMTGPAEAVFDGVITPDFFAESLPEPIKPGPLKLEPPLEAPSIDCSKVCANGCIQPEACPSAEARARVEALLNQTSLDDLVAMASDSLESRTRARIGQINDVGSVDF comes from the coding sequence GTGCTCCAGTTCAGTAAGTACCAAGGTCTGGGCAACGACTTCCTGATGCTGGATGGCCGCGATGCGGATAGCACTGACTTCTGCTTTGGTCTGACACCTGAACTGATCCGGGGCCTCTGCGACAGGCGCTTTGGGGTGGGGGGAGACGGTTTGATCCTGGCCGTACCTCCCCGTGGGGCTGGCGAGCTGAGGATGCGCATTTTCAACGCCGACGGAACAGAACCGGAGATGTGTGGCAATGGCATTCGCTGCCTGGCCCGCTTCCTTGCCGATAGCGATGGAGACAATCCAGGCCGTTCCTGGGTTATCGAAACTCAAGCTGGCCCAATCGTGCCCGTATTACAGGAGCAAGGCTTGATCCGGGTGGATATGGGGGTGCCCTTAGTGGATCCCTCGGCAGTGCCCACCCTCCTGGAGATCGGGCCCGCGGGCATACCCCAGGGGGAGCTGGCGGTGGGTGAGCAAGCTTTTGCCGTAGGTGCGGCGGGCATGGGCAACCCCCATCTGGTCATTCCAGTGGCGGATGTGGAGTCTGTGGATTTGGAATATCTAGGTTCAGCCCTTGAGGTTGACCGCAATTTTCCAGCCAAAACAAACGTGCATTTTGTGCAAGTAATCGGCCCAAATCACCTGGTGATGCGCACCTGGGAGAGGGGAGCTGGTGCAACCCTGGCCTGCGGAACCGGAGCCTGCGCCACCCTGGTGGTTTGCCACAGGCTGGGCCTGGCGGCAAATCGGGCCCGCCTGGGCCTACCAGGAGGACCACTGGAGATCGATTGGGATCAGGAAAGTGGCCACATTTTCATGACTGGTCCTGCGGAGGCGGTTTTTGACGGCGTAATCACCCCCGATTTCTTTGCGGAAAGCCTGCCTGAGCCCATAAAACCTGGGCCCCTAAAACTTGAGCCTCCACTCGAAGCTCCATCTATCGATTGCTCCAAGGTCTGCGCCAATGGCTGTATTCAGCCCGAGGCTTGCCCCTCCGCCGAAGCCCGGGCCAGGGTCGAGGCCCTGCTCAACCAAACATCCCTGGATGATCTGGTGGCGATGGCTAGCGATTCCCTTGAATCGCGCACTAGGGCGCGCATAGGCCAAATCAACGATGTCGGTTCCGTTGACTTCTGA
- a CDS encoding glucose-6-phosphate isomerase: MLADFDASSPATQWHRFCELLWYDENLGFWLDVSRMKLGSAQLAELGPGFDRAFQAMAALEAGSIANADEQRQVGHYWLRDPGLAPDPASRDHIAQEIDRLEAFGQEILAGSIKSANGHSFTDVLWIGIGGSGLGPLLMIRALQEEGKGLPFHFFDNVDPQGMSRTLAALDSRLATTLVVVVSKSGGTPEPHIGMEQARARLEARGGQWAQQAVAVTLLGSKLDQIAESQNWLRRFDMFDWVGGRTSITSAVGLLPAALIGADLRGFLEGATTMDSATRVASISGNPAALLAAAWYAACEGRGKRDMVVLPYRDRLEVFSRYLQQLVMESLGKKWDRDGAEVHQGIAVYGNKGSTDQHAYVQQLRDGVDNFFVTFIEALNDPSDIPAIDGERPGDFLDGFLQGTRAALMEGGRQTLSITMRSFDARSLGALIALFERAVGLYGELVNVNAYHQPGVEAGKKAAAEILGLQQQLEAALADGVPRSVEELQQQLAVASPEPLFWILRHLCANDRGYSAKGDWGKPADLQFQAVA; encoded by the coding sequence ATGCTTGCCGATTTCGACGCTTCCAGTCCGGCAACCCAATGGCATCGGTTCTGCGAGCTGCTTTGGTACGACGAGAATCTCGGCTTCTGGCTTGATGTGAGCCGGATGAAGTTGGGTTCCGCCCAGCTGGCGGAGTTGGGCCCAGGTTTTGACCGGGCTTTCCAAGCCATGGCTGCCCTGGAAGCAGGCTCGATCGCCAACGCCGATGAACAGCGCCAGGTGGGCCATTACTGGCTGAGGGACCCTGGCCTGGCCCCCGACCCTGCCAGCCGGGACCACATAGCCCAGGAGATAGATCGACTCGAGGCCTTCGGCCAGGAGATTCTTGCCGGATCGATTAAGTCGGCCAATGGCCACAGCTTCACCGATGTGCTCTGGATTGGCATCGGTGGTTCTGGTCTTGGCCCCCTATTGATGATTAGGGCCCTGCAGGAAGAGGGCAAGGGGCTCCCCTTCCACTTCTTCGACAACGTTGACCCCCAGGGCATGAGCCGGACCCTGGCGGCCCTCGATTCTCGGCTGGCCACCACTCTGGTGGTTGTGGTCAGCAAATCGGGAGGAACTCCCGAGCCCCACATCGGCATGGAGCAGGCCCGTGCCCGGCTTGAGGCCCGTGGCGGCCAGTGGGCCCAACAGGCAGTGGCCGTGACCCTGCTGGGCAGCAAGCTCGATCAAATTGCCGAATCCCAAAACTGGCTGCGCCGTTTTGACATGTTTGATTGGGTGGGGGGCCGCACCAGCATCACTAGCGCGGTGGGCCTGCTGCCTGCTGCCCTGATCGGCGCCGACCTACGGGGCTTCCTCGAGGGAGCCACCACGATGGATTCAGCCACCAGGGTTGCCAGCATCAGTGGCAATCCGGCAGCCCTGCTAGCCGCCGCCTGGTATGCGGCCTGCGAGGGCAGGGGCAAGCGCGACATGGTGGTGCTTCCTTACCGCGATCGCCTGGAGGTCTTCAGCCGTTACCTGCAGCAGCTGGTAATGGAGAGCCTCGGCAAGAAATGGGATCGGGATGGCGCGGAGGTTCACCAAGGAATTGCCGTCTACGGCAACAAGGGCTCAACGGATCAACACGCCTATGTGCAACAGCTGCGCGATGGGGTCGACAACTTCTTCGTCACCTTCATCGAGGCCCTGAATGATCCGAGCGATATTCCCGCCATCGACGGGGAGAGACCCGGCGACTTCCTTGACGGCTTCCTCCAGGGAACCCGCGCTGCCCTGATGGAAGGGGGACGTCAGACCCTCAGCATCACGATGCGCAGCTTTGATGCCCGCAGTTTGGGTGCCCTGATTGCCCTGTTTGAGAGGGCGGTGGGGCTCTATGGCGAACTTGTGAACGTGAACGCCTACCACCAGCCTGGGGTCGAGGCGGGCAAGAAGGCTGCTGCAGAGATCCTCGGCCTTCAGCAGCAACTCGAAGCTGCCCTGGCGGATGGGGTGCCCCGAAGCGTTGAAGAACTCCAACAACAACTGGCTGTCGCCAGCCCAGAACCCCTGTTTTGGATCCTGCGCCACCTCTGCGCCAACGACCGGGGCTACTCGGCCAAAGGCGATTGGGGTAAACCTGCAGATTTGCAATTTCAGGCTGTGGCCTGA